CCCGCGTGTCGAAAGGACTTTGCTCCCGTTGACGGAAGCGTAGCGTGCATGACGAACCTCTGGAAAGACCTCGAGACGGGACCGAACCCGCCGGAAACGATCTACGCTGTCGTCGAGTGTCTGAAAGGCGAACGGAACAAGTACGAGTACGACAAGGACATCCCCGGTGTCGTCCTCGACCGGGTGCTCCACTCGAACGTCCACTACCCCTCCGATTACGGCTTCATCCCGCAGTCGTACTACGACGACGAGGACCCGTTTGACGTACTCGTACTCGTCGAGGATCAGACCTTCCCCGGCTGTGTCATCGAGGCCCGTCCCATCGCACTGATGAAGATGGACGACGACGGCGAGCAGGACGACAAGGTGATCGCGGTCCCCAGCGAGGATCCGCGGTTCGACCACCTCCAGGATCTCGAAGACATTCCCCAGCAGACGGTCGACGAGATCGACGAGTTCTTCGCGACCTACAAGAACCTCGAGGAGGGCAAGGAGGTCGAGACGCTCGGCTGGGAGGACCGCGAGGCCGCCCTCGATGCGATCGAGCACGCACAGGAACTGTACGAAGAGCGGTTCGGGTAGTCGCCGCCCGGCGTGGCGTATTCGATGTACACATCCGAGCCACATATGAAATAACCGCGAGTTTTCTGCATGCGGTTCAGTTATCGGACGACTGCGACGCATGTGTTATGCGCATGGGTAATTTTTAGGGTGTGGAGAGCGTACCTGTTATCGAGATGGCTACCACTACCTCCCGCGTCGGTATCGACCACCCGACCGTCGTGCCGACCAATTTCGACCCCGAGGAGGCTCAGCACCTCGTTGACGACGGAAACGGGAACCGCGACAGTGCGTGAGCGGCCCGAACGCGGCTTACAGCCGTGACTACCGGCGGCGTCGAGAGGGGAATCCATTTTAGTGTGACCGCGTAATCTTGGGTGATGGCCACCTGTGACGAGTGCGGGGAGTACGAGAACCTGCCGTACCAGTGTCATCGGTGTGGGCGGACGTTCTGTGCGAACCATCGGCTCCCGGAGAACCACGACTGTCCAGGGCTCGACGAGTGGAACGATCCCGGCGGCGTTTTCGACTCGGGATTCGACGACAGCGTCCAGGACCGTGGCGGACCGTCCTCGGGCGGCGGTTCGGGGTTCGGGACGCGGGTGAAACGGCGCGTCGAACGGGAGACGTCGACCGGCGGGCTGGTGAGTTACTTCCGCGGGAACATGACGTTCGTGTTCCTGGGATTGATGTGGGTGACGTTTTTCCTGCAGTTCCTGGTCGCGCTCCTCTTCGGGGGGGCGGTCTCGGAGAGCCTGTTCGTGCTCCGCTCGGCGAACCTGGAGTACGTCTGGACGTGGATCACCTCCATCTTCGCTCACGGCGGGTTCGGACACATCGCCATAAACAGCATCGTGTTGTACTTCTTCGGCCCGCCGGTCGAGCGCCAACTCGGCACCCGACGATACGTCGGGCTGTTCCTCGGCGCGGGGATCATCGCGAGCGCGGCCCAGATCGGGAGCGGGTTCCTGCTCGGGGATCCGGTCGTGGGCGTCGTCGGTGCCTCCGGGGCGATCATGGCTGTAATGGGCGTACTCACGGTGCTGAACCCGAAACTGAAGGTGTATCTCTACTTCGTCCTCCCGATGCCGCTGTGGCTGCTCACCGTCGGCTTCGCGGCGTTTAGCATCTTCGCCGGGCTCGGTGCACTCGACGACAACGTCGCCCACTTCGCGCACCTCGGCGGGCTGGTGGTCGGCCTCGCGTACGGACAGTATTTGAAGGACGAACTCCGCGCCCCCAACCGGCTCCAGTTCGGCGGCGGGGGCGGTTCGGGGGGATCGGGAGGCCCAGGTGGACCGGGCGGACCCGGTCGGTTCTGAGGATGGACTTGTGAAACCTGTTCGTCCCCAGTTCGTCCCCGAACCCGGCCTCGATCGGGAGGAGATGCTCGCCCTCCAGCGGGAACTGACGGCGGCCGCAGTCTTCGAAGACGATCTGTCGTTTTCCCCGGCGGAGGTCGCGCTCGTTGAGCCTGTTCAGTCCCGGGGACCGAATCGATCGGGGGATCACACGCTTGCGTCGTTCTCGAAGGGGGACTCACTCACTCTGGAGGGGGACACACTCGCCTCGAACGGCGACGCGTTCGCGGACGTAGATCCGGGCGGCCCCCCAGTCGTCGCGGGCGTCGACCAGGCGTTCATCGACGACCGCGCGATAAGCGCCGTCGTGCTGCTCCAGGGCCGCGACGTCGTCGGGTGGGCCCACGCGGTCTCGGAACCGCCGATCCCGTACGTCCCCGGACTGCTGGCGTTTCGCGAGGGTGGTCCGATCGTCGACGCGCTCGCCACACTCGCCGTCGAGCCCGATCTGCTCGTGTTCGACGGCTCCGGTCGCATCCACTTCCGGGAGGCGGGCCTCGCAACCCACGTCGGCGTCGTCTTCGACTGCCCCGCCGTCGGCGTCGCGAAGTCGCTTCTGTGCGGGACTCCCGACGAGCCGACCGACGGGCGGCCCGAGGGCTGGTCGACCCCCATTCGGGTCGGTGCCGACGACGACGTCACTGCCCCCGAGGGGACAGTCATCGGGTACGCGTACCAGTCCAGACAGTACGACGGCGAACCGCGGATCAACCCCCTTTACGTGAGTCCCGGTCACCGCGCCAGCGCCGAGACGGCCCGGGAGCTCGTCGCGGCGCTTTCGGCGGGATACAAGCTTCCAGAACCCACCCGGCTCGCCGACCGGTTTGCGGACGAACTGAAAGGCAAGCTCGCGAACGACACATAGCAACTGTCCGACGAACGCAACGAACGCAACGCTTTTTCAGTGTCCGTCGAACCGACGGACATGGACGACACCCGCCTCGACGAGGGGACGGCCGCCGCCGTTCGCGAGGCAGCTGGAGCGATCGCCGGGGGCGGGACGGCCGTTTATCCCACCGAAACCGTCTACGGCCTGGGGGCGGACGCGCTCGATCCCGACGCCGTCGAACGGGTGTTCGAGATCAAACGGCGCCCCAGATCCGAACCGCTCTCGCTTGCGGTCCCGACCGCCGAGGACGCGTCGACAGTCGCCGAAATCGACGACCGCACGGAACGGTTCATGTGCCGGTTTCTCCCGGGGCCGGTGACAGTTGTCGTCCCCCGGACGGCGGGGGTTCCGGACGTCCTCACTGCCGGCATGTCCCGGGTTGGAATCCGGGTGCCCGATCACGCCGTCGCGCTCGCATTGCTCCGGGAGACACCGCCGCTCACCGCGACCAGCGCGAACCGGAGCGGCGCCGGCAGCGCCCGCCGGATCGAGGAGATCGATCCGGACGTACGCGAGGCCGTCGACGCGATCGTCGACGGCGGGGAGACGCCGGGCGGGGAAAGCACAGTCGTCGATCCCGGCCGAAACGAGATCATCCGTCGGGGGCTGCTCGCCGACGAGATCGAAGCGTGGCTCGACGAGAACTGACCGGCAGCCGCGGTCGGACGGCTCTTGTGTGTCCCCTGTCAGTAGAATTCGGATTCGATCCGGTCGTCGAACAGATGGGCGAGCAGCCGGGTCACCGGACCGCCCGGGTAGAGTTCGTGTGAATCCTCCGAAAACGGGCCGCCGCCTCCCGACGGGCCGACCGGCTCGCCGTCGACCGACGCGACGGGCCAGACCTCCCCGGTCGTGTTCGTGATGAA
The Halalkaliarchaeum desulfuricum DNA segment above includes these coding regions:
- a CDS encoding inorganic diphosphatase, which gives rise to MTNLWKDLETGPNPPETIYAVVECLKGERNKYEYDKDIPGVVLDRVLHSNVHYPSDYGFIPQSYYDDEDPFDVLVLVEDQTFPGCVIEARPIALMKMDDDGEQDDKVIAVPSEDPRFDHLQDLEDIPQQTVDEIDEFFATYKNLEEGKEVETLGWEDREAALDAIEHAQELYEERFG
- a CDS encoding rhomboid family intramembrane serine protease — translated: MATCDECGEYENLPYQCHRCGRTFCANHRLPENHDCPGLDEWNDPGGVFDSGFDDSVQDRGGPSSGGGSGFGTRVKRRVERETSTGGLVSYFRGNMTFVFLGLMWVTFFLQFLVALLFGGAVSESLFVLRSANLEYVWTWITSIFAHGGFGHIAINSIVLYFFGPPVERQLGTRRYVGLFLGAGIIASAAQIGSGFLLGDPVVGVVGASGAIMAVMGVLTVLNPKLKVYLYFVLPMPLWLLTVGFAAFSIFAGLGALDDNVAHFAHLGGLVVGLAYGQYLKDELRAPNRLQFGGGGGSGGSGGPGGPGGPGRF
- a CDS encoding endonuclease V, with translation MKPVRPQFVPEPGLDREEMLALQRELTAAAVFEDDLSFSPAEVALVEPVQSRGPNRSGDHTLASFSKGDSLTLEGDTLASNGDAFADVDPGGPPVVAGVDQAFIDDRAISAVVLLQGRDVVGWAHAVSEPPIPYVPGLLAFREGGPIVDALATLAVEPDLLVFDGSGRIHFREAGLATHVGVVFDCPAVGVAKSLLCGTPDEPTDGRPEGWSTPIRVGADDDVTAPEGTVIGYAYQSRQYDGEPRINPLYVSPGHRASAETARELVAALSAGYKLPEPTRLADRFADELKGKLANDT
- a CDS encoding L-threonylcarbamoyladenylate synthase; translated protein: MDDTRLDEGTAAAVREAAGAIAGGGTAVYPTETVYGLGADALDPDAVERVFEIKRRPRSEPLSLAVPTAEDASTVAEIDDRTERFMCRFLPGPVTVVVPRTAGVPDVLTAGMSRVGIRVPDHAVALALLRETPPLTATSANRSGAGSARRIEEIDPDVREAVDAIVDGGETPGGESTVVDPGRNEIIRRGLLADEIEAWLDEN